A genomic segment from Peribacillus sp. ACCC06369 encodes:
- a CDS encoding SUMF1/EgtB/PvdO family nonheme iron enzyme — translation MNYIDYPMVKIPGGEIELRDDRIKSKWKAEISPFLLARYPVTTDLYYAITNKSPNSFDRDLKPVVNISWNDAISFCNLLSQKAGLGECYSINGENIVCDWESNGFRLPSEAEWQYACKAGTAGYRYGELNKIAWYNENSGGIIHEVGTKEPNPWGLHDMLGNVWEWCWDLYDEQVYGTYRIFRGGSWAEDARGCGVSCRRRSHPTFCIDDLGFRLARSF, via the coding sequence ATGAATTACATTGACTATCCAATGGTGAAAATTCCAGGGGGAGAAATAGAATTAAGGGACGATAGAATAAAAAGCAAATGGAAAGCTGAAATAAGCCCGTTCCTTCTTGCCCGTTATCCTGTTACTACGGATCTCTACTATGCTATTACAAATAAATCACCTAATTCTTTTGATCGAGATTTAAAACCTGTTGTGAATATTTCTTGGAATGATGCAATTTCTTTTTGTAATCTACTTTCACAGAAAGCTGGACTGGGAGAGTGTTATTCTATTAATGGTGAAAACATTGTTTGTGATTGGGAATCAAACGGTTTTCGACTTCCTTCAGAAGCAGAATGGCAATATGCATGTAAAGCCGGGACTGCTGGTTATAGATACGGAGAGCTGAATAAGATTGCCTGGTATAACGAAAATTCAGGGGGCATAATCCATGAAGTAGGAACAAAGGAACCAAATCCATGGGGCCTGCATGATATGTTAGGGAATGTTTGGGAATGGTGTTGGGATTTATATGATGAACAAGTGTACGGCACTTACCGTATTTTTCGAGGAGGTAGCTGGGCTGAGGATGCCAGGGGTTGTGGAGTTTCATGTCGTCGGCGCAGCCATCCGACATTTTGCATAGACGACCTTGGATTCCGTCTTGCCCGTTCTTTTTAG
- a CDS encoding sigma 54-interacting transcriptional regulator — MENQIGKLFQGVGYKTARFYSVNALLEQIMNPMVIITPAIYQKELEALQVPILPLSIRLDDIERTKEKKGLMNDSSKKCCVVASDEEIEWLKKEFDENPRIPLHFVSKEEFFSAGIQPDTVYVAPVWMKDLLTLSHTGTVHLINPSLSSLISTIQMAISIDKLTASMAMERYQVEAIVKSAHDGVVAVDHEGRITVANEHAKKLLGLQDGVKGHKITEFIPQSDLMRILATGKIEMGDIATVMGRQIVINRFPVIVKGKIVGVVSSFKEITNIQKMELKLRKMLHQSGLEAKHRLSDIVGRSSELVKAKDLAQRFAQTDATVLITGESGTGKELFAQGIHLASPRVLGPFVAVNCSALPESLLESELFGYEEGAFTGANKGGKAGLFELAHGGTLFLDEIGEMPLHIQALLLRVLQERTVRRVGGDRVVPVDVRIIAATNRKLEEEIREKRFRTDLYYRINVLNVELPPLRDRLIDIPDLLGATVNQFNEKRETQIVSIDQEVYTLFKTYDWPGNIRELRNIVERMVLLEEGTTLTVHSGGFLLQKLNRNKNQKDLSDLSIKVNERELIEAALKKYFNNKTRTAQALGVDRSTLWRKLKEYNL, encoded by the coding sequence TTGGAAAATCAAATTGGAAAGCTGTTTCAAGGAGTAGGATACAAAACGGCTCGTTTTTATTCTGTGAATGCTTTGTTAGAGCAGATTATGAACCCGATGGTCATTATAACGCCGGCTATCTACCAAAAAGAATTAGAAGCTCTTCAAGTTCCAATACTACCGCTTTCCATTCGTCTGGATGATATTGAGAGAACGAAAGAAAAAAAAGGTCTAATGAATGATTCTAGCAAAAAATGTTGTGTTGTTGCATCAGATGAAGAAATTGAATGGCTAAAAAAAGAATTTGATGAGAATCCACGAATCCCATTACATTTTGTAAGTAAAGAAGAGTTTTTTTCAGCTGGTATACAGCCTGATACGGTGTATGTAGCTCCAGTTTGGATGAAAGATTTACTCACTCTTTCACATACAGGAACCGTACATCTTATCAACCCCTCCCTATCTTCTTTGATTTCTACTATACAAATGGCAATTTCCATAGACAAATTAACTGCAAGCATGGCCATGGAAAGGTATCAGGTAGAAGCTATTGTTAAATCTGCTCACGATGGAGTTGTGGCAGTAGACCATGAGGGAAGAATTACAGTAGCTAACGAACATGCGAAAAAATTATTAGGTCTACAAGATGGAGTTAAAGGACATAAGATTACGGAATTTATCCCTCAATCCGATTTGATGCGCATTCTTGCAACCGGAAAAATTGAAATGGGGGATATTGCAACAGTCATGGGGAGGCAAATTGTCATAAACCGATTCCCTGTGATTGTAAAAGGTAAAATAGTCGGGGTAGTTTCAAGTTTTAAAGAAATCACTAATATTCAAAAAATGGAGCTTAAACTTAGAAAGATGTTACATCAAAGCGGACTCGAAGCAAAACATAGACTGAGTGATATAGTTGGCAGATCCTCGGAATTGGTAAAGGCTAAAGATTTAGCCCAAAGATTTGCTCAAACTGATGCAACTGTATTAATTACAGGTGAATCTGGAACTGGCAAAGAATTATTCGCACAAGGTATTCATTTGGCAAGTCCACGTGTACTAGGTCCTTTTGTTGCTGTAAACTGTTCTGCATTACCAGAAAGCCTGTTGGAAAGTGAATTATTCGGCTATGAAGAGGGTGCATTTACAGGGGCGAATAAGGGAGGAAAAGCAGGTCTATTTGAACTTGCACACGGTGGCACTTTATTTTTAGATGAAATCGGTGAAATGCCTCTTCATATCCAAGCTCTATTATTGCGTGTTCTTCAGGAAAGAACAGTGCGAAGGGTCGGGGGCGATCGTGTTGTGCCAGTAGATGTTCGAATCATTGCTGCAACAAATCGAAAATTAGAGGAAGAAATTAGAGAAAAAAGGTTTCGAACGGACTTATATTACCGAATTAACGTTTTGAATGTTGAGTTACCACCATTGCGCGATCGATTAATCGATATTCCTGACCTATTGGGGGCAACTGTTAATCAATTCAACGAAAAACGCGAAACGCAAATCGTAAGTATTGACCAAGAGGTATACACATTATTTAAGACATATGACTGGCCAGGAAATATAAGGGAGCTCAGAAATATAGTTGAACGAATGGTACTGCTTGAAGAGGGTACAACCTTAACGGTCCATAGCGGCGGATTCCTTTTACAAAAGCTTAATAGGAACAAAAACCAGAAAGATCTTTCTGATTTAAGCATTAAAGTGAATGAACGAGAACTGATTGAGGCGGCACTAAAAAAATATTTCAATAATAAAACTAGAACCGCACAAGCACTTGGAGTAGACCGATCTACGTTATGGAGAAAACTAAAAGAATATAATCTATAG
- a CDS encoding tartrate dehydrogenase, with product MKHNEVKKLQKHFSIAIIPGDGIGPEVVNEGLKVLKVLEEVHSGVRFFYDFYDWNCQYYLKHGRMMPVNGLNLLEDYDTILFGAVGAPTVPDHVSVWELILPIRRHFQQYVNLRPIKLLKGLESPLRYKSHDDLDFVVIRENTEGEYSNIGGRLHEGTPYETAIQNSVFTRYGSERILKYAYSVAESRAKKRLTVATKSNAINHTMPFWDEIVKEIGNEYPQIDVQLYHIDALAAYFISKPESFDVVAGSNLFGDILTDLGAAIVGGLGLAPSGNINPERKYPSMFEPIHGSAPDIAGKGIANPIAQIWSISLMMDHLRLPELGKLVLSAIEEVLFEGEIRTPDLGGTANTMEMGDAIVSKIREMSLKTNLGEKK from the coding sequence ATGAAACATAATGAGGTGAAGAAATTGCAAAAACACTTTTCCATCGCAATTATTCCTGGGGACGGAATTGGTCCAGAGGTAGTTAATGAAGGGTTGAAAGTTCTAAAAGTGCTTGAAGAAGTACATTCAGGTGTAAGATTTTTTTACGATTTCTATGATTGGAATTGTCAGTATTATCTAAAACATGGAAGGATGATGCCAGTAAATGGATTAAATTTATTGGAGGATTACGACACGATTTTATTTGGAGCCGTTGGAGCTCCTACTGTTCCAGATCATGTTTCGGTATGGGAACTTATTCTTCCAATTCGCAGACATTTTCAGCAATATGTTAACTTGAGGCCGATCAAACTGCTTAAAGGGTTGGAAAGCCCATTGAGATATAAATCACATGATGATTTGGACTTTGTCGTAATTAGAGAAAATACAGAAGGGGAGTATTCGAATATAGGTGGTCGCCTTCACGAAGGCACACCATATGAAACGGCGATACAAAACAGTGTATTTACCCGCTATGGTAGCGAAAGGATTCTCAAATATGCCTATTCAGTGGCTGAAAGTAGGGCAAAGAAAAGGCTGACGGTTGCAACAAAGTCCAATGCGATTAATCATACCATGCCATTTTGGGATGAAATAGTTAAAGAAATTGGAAATGAGTACCCACAGATAGATGTTCAACTCTATCATATAGATGCACTTGCTGCTTATTTCATCTCAAAGCCTGAAAGTTTTGATGTCGTAGCGGGAAGCAATCTGTTTGGAGATATTTTAACAGATTTAGGAGCTGCAATAGTTGGGGGACTGGGGTTGGCACCTTCTGGAAACATCAATCCTGAAAGGAAATATCCTTCGATGTTTGAACCAATACACGGCTCAGCACCAGATATTGCAGGAAAAGGTATTGCCAATCCAATTGCACAAATTTGGAGCATTAGTCTCATGATGGACCACCTTAGACTTCCTGAATTAGGAAAATTGGTGTTGAGTGCCATAGAAGAAGTGTTATTCGAAGGTGAAATCAGAACTCCTGATCTCGGAGGAACGGCTAATACCATGGAAATGGGAGATGCAATTGTTTCAAAAATACGGGAAATGAGTTTAAAAACCAATTTGGGGGAGAAAAAATGA
- a CDS encoding aldehyde dehydrogenase family protein, giving the protein MIIKDYHLSIGGQQVPTEETIPVYNKFTGEVLTHIAKAEKQHVYNAITEAQKCFKQDKLTAFQRYRILLKASELFQERREEFEITLVREVGKTIKDAKGEMDRTIETLRLSAEEAKRITGEMIPLQAVEGADNRLGFTIRVPKGVIGAITPFNYPLLLAIHKIAPALASGNTVVVKPAPNTPVTTFQLVELFEEAGMPKGYVNVVNGGAEVGEWLLQDERIAMYSFTGSAGVGKYIKEKSGMRPVALELGNNSPNIIHFDADLDQAAKLTASRSFHNAGQACISVQRLYVHNSVLDDFTEKYLSYVQQLKVGNPEEPDTDIGPMINEKEAIRVEQWVKEAISEGAVSLTPIRREGSLFYPAVLTQTTPKMKVVCQEVFAPVVAIIPYEDFLEALESANQSDYGLQAGIFTRDLALALKAVKVLEYGGVIVNDVSTYRNDMMPYGGVKNSGIGKEGPRYTIEEMTDEKMVVINL; this is encoded by the coding sequence ATGATTATTAAAGACTATCATTTATCTATTGGTGGACAGCAAGTACCTACAGAAGAGACGATTCCTGTATACAACAAATTTACAGGTGAAGTATTAACTCATATTGCTAAGGCAGAAAAGCAACATGTTTATAATGCCATAACAGAGGCACAAAAATGCTTTAAACAAGATAAATTAACTGCATTTCAAAGGTATCGAATTTTATTGAAAGCTTCAGAGTTGTTCCAAGAACGTAGAGAAGAATTTGAGATCACCTTGGTGAGAGAAGTAGGTAAGACAATTAAAGATGCCAAAGGTGAAATGGATCGCACAATTGAAACTTTGCGCTTGTCCGCGGAAGAAGCAAAAAGAATTACTGGTGAAATGATTCCGTTACAGGCCGTCGAAGGAGCGGATAATCGATTGGGGTTCACAATCCGTGTCCCTAAAGGAGTCATTGGAGCCATCACTCCGTTTAATTACCCATTATTGTTAGCGATACATAAAATCGCCCCAGCACTAGCATCAGGAAATACAGTAGTAGTCAAACCAGCACCAAACACACCTGTGACCACGTTTCAATTAGTAGAACTGTTTGAAGAGGCTGGAATGCCAAAAGGATATGTAAATGTGGTAAATGGTGGCGCTGAAGTGGGTGAATGGCTTTTACAGGATGAACGGATCGCCATGTATTCTTTCACTGGATCAGCAGGAGTTGGAAAATATATTAAAGAGAAAAGTGGAATGCGCCCAGTAGCGTTGGAGCTAGGGAACAATTCACCCAACATTATTCATTTTGATGCTGATTTGGACCAAGCGGCCAAGCTTACGGCCTCCCGTAGCTTTCACAATGCAGGGCAAGCCTGTATATCTGTTCAGCGTTTATATGTGCATAATTCTGTATTGGATGATTTTACAGAAAAGTATCTTTCATATGTTCAACAACTTAAAGTTGGGAATCCGGAAGAACCGGACACGGATATAGGTCCAATGATTAATGAAAAAGAGGCGATTCGCGTAGAACAGTGGGTCAAAGAGGCTATCTCAGAAGGTGCTGTTTCGCTTACGCCGATTCGTAGGGAGGGTTCACTATTTTATCCAGCTGTTTTAACTCAAACAACACCGAAAATGAAAGTTGTTTGTCAGGAAGTGTTCGCACCGGTAGTGGCGATAATCCCTTACGAGGATTTTTTGGAAGCATTAGAGTCGGCCAATCAATCGGATTATGGTCTTCAAGCAGGCATTTTTACACGAGATCTGGCTTTAGCTTTAAAGGCAGTCAAGGTGCTGGAATATGGTGGAGTAATCGTGAATGACGTATCAACCTACCGCAACGATATGATGCCATATGGTGGAGTTAAGAATAGTGGAATTGGCAAGGAAGGCCCAAGATATACGATTGAAGAAATGACAGATGAAAAAATGGTGGTGATTAACTTATGA
- a CDS encoding SDR family oxidoreductase, whose protein sequence is MIEELLQGKTAIVTGAGSGMGKAIAQLFVEQKANVIFADLNIEAAKAASDSFPSENVKAVQVDVSNNEDVAALFQEVEGVFGRLDIVVNCAGVPQVFTEVEDLSIEQWDRIMDVNTKSIFLTTKYAAPIMKKQQSGSIINIASIAGVRARPGLNAYCASKGAAIMLTKALALELAPYKIRVNAINPGPADTPMINQFLNGDGTLMEEDKKKIFLDSVPLGSLIQPEDIAQASLYLASDLAKIVTGEILNVDGGRGI, encoded by the coding sequence ATGATTGAGGAATTATTACAGGGGAAAACAGCCATTGTAACGGGAGCAGGGTCAGGTATGGGGAAAGCCATTGCACAATTATTCGTTGAACAAAAAGCAAATGTAATCTTCGCAGACTTGAATATCGAGGCAGCTAAAGCAGCAAGCGATTCGTTTCCTAGCGAAAATGTAAAGGCCGTTCAAGTCGATGTTTCTAATAACGAAGACGTGGCTGCACTGTTCCAGGAAGTGGAGGGTGTTTTTGGAAGATTAGACATAGTAGTAAATTGTGCTGGTGTACCTCAGGTCTTCACAGAGGTGGAGGATTTAAGTATTGAACAATGGGATCGGATTATGGACGTTAATACGAAATCTATCTTCTTAACTACCAAGTATGCAGCTCCAATCATGAAAAAACAGCAAAGCGGTTCGATAATAAATATTGCTTCGATTGCAGGGGTTCGAGCCCGTCCTGGTTTAAATGCATACTGCGCCTCAAAAGGGGCTGCAATTATGCTTACAAAAGCATTGGCATTGGAGTTAGCCCCATATAAAATTCGTGTGAATGCCATTAACCCAGGCCCTGCTGATACACCGATGATCAATCAATTTTTGAACGGGGACGGGACACTGATGGAAGAAGATAAGAAAAAAATCTTTTTGGATAGTGTTCCGTTAGGTTCCCTTATACAGCCAGAGGATATTGCGCAAGCTTCCCTTTATCTCGCTTCCGACTTAGCAAAAATTGTAACTGGAGAGATACTCAATGTAGATGGAGGCCGGGGAATTTAA
- a CDS encoding MFS transporter produces the protein MPKSGLEARTIKKVSRRIIPYIFVLYIIAFLDRVNIGYAALEMNKDLGLTASTLGLISGIFFIGYFLFEVPSNMLMHRIGARKWIGRIMITWGIVVILTAWVQNANHLYILRFLLGVAEAGFFPGVLLYITYWFRGKERARAVALFMTALTVSNIIGAPVSTWIIDNINWGGMAGWRWIFVLEGIPAVILGITTIFYLTDRPEQAKWLTKEEKEWLISEIEKENQGKEIGKHSSLKNIFGSTRIWRLSFIYLTLVTGLYGIGFWMPTIIKSFSNILTNTQVGLITMIPYIFGGIAMVWWARRSDRTGERKMHAAIPPLVGAIGLMGCGLTTDPILSIIMMSVATVGIYSIFGPFWAIPSLFLTELEAAVGIALISSIGNLGGFIGPYVIGYVQDSTGSVEMGLYFISIVLFICFLLVFTIKKELVTSASVQPQSNKLDIR, from the coding sequence ATGCCTAAATCTGGATTAGAAGCACGTACGATAAAAAAGGTATCCAGAAGAATTATTCCTTATATTTTTGTGTTATATATCATTGCGTTTTTAGACAGAGTAAACATTGGCTATGCTGCTCTAGAAATGAATAAAGATCTCGGGTTAACAGCATCCACTTTGGGGTTGATTTCCGGTATTTTCTTTATTGGATACTTTCTATTTGAAGTACCCAGTAATATGCTAATGCATCGTATAGGAGCGAGAAAATGGATTGGGCGAATAATGATTACATGGGGTATTGTTGTAATTTTAACAGCCTGGGTCCAAAATGCGAATCATTTGTATATACTCCGTTTTTTACTGGGAGTTGCCGAAGCTGGATTTTTCCCAGGCGTTTTACTTTATATTACGTATTGGTTCCGAGGAAAAGAAAGAGCTCGTGCAGTAGCCCTTTTTATGACAGCCTTGACAGTGTCCAATATAATTGGAGCACCCGTAAGCACGTGGATAATCGATAATATTAATTGGGGTGGAATGGCTGGCTGGCGCTGGATATTTGTACTGGAAGGAATTCCTGCTGTCATTTTAGGTATTACGACAATTTTTTATTTAACGGATCGTCCTGAACAAGCAAAGTGGCTTACAAAGGAAGAGAAGGAGTGGCTCATTTCCGAAATTGAAAAAGAAAATCAAGGAAAAGAAATAGGTAAACACTCTAGTCTGAAAAATATATTTGGGAGTACTAGAATTTGGAGATTGTCGTTTATTTACCTTACGTTAGTCACTGGTTTGTATGGAATAGGGTTTTGGATGCCAACCATTATCAAATCCTTTTCGAATATATTAACAAATACTCAAGTCGGTTTGATTACAATGATTCCTTATATTTTTGGAGGAATAGCAATGGTTTGGTGGGCACGACGATCTGATCGCACTGGTGAAAGAAAAATGCATGCAGCTATTCCACCGCTTGTGGGTGCCATTGGCCTTATGGGGTGTGGATTAACTACGGATCCTATACTATCCATTATTATGATGTCTGTTGCAACTGTTGGTATCTACAGTATTTTTGGACCATTTTGGGCTATTCCTTCATTATTCCTTACTGAATTAGAAGCTGCTGTAGGAATAGCACTCATTAGTTCCATTGGTAATTTAGGTGGCTTTATCGGCCCATATGTAATTGGTTATGTACAGGATTCTACAGGTAGTGTAGAGATGGGATTATATTTTATTAGTATAGTCTTATTCATCTGCTTTTTACTCGTCTTTACAATTAAGAAAGAACTGGTTACTTCTGCTTCAGTTCAGCCCCAATCAAATAAACTTGATATAAGGTAA
- a CDS encoding amidohydrolase encodes MSSDLEMKKSEDLVMDSINQMGSELIEASKKIWDFAELGLKEYRSSRLLAKLLEKQGFSIEMGVAGMPTAFVATWGGGKPVIGILGEYDALPGLSQKVSGVKDPVEKGGNGHGCGHNIFGVAGVGAAVAAKKAMEADGIKGTIKFFGCPAEEILVGKVYMVRAGIFKDTDVCLTWHPGSLNTLWSSSSLAMNSVKFNFHGKASHAATNPESGRSALKAVQLMDTGVQFLREHLIDGARIHSTITDGGHEPNVVPDRAQIWYYIRAPYRQDVDDMYDRIVKIAKGASLMTETDYEVQFQTGCYNMLPNKVLGQVLLKNMKKVGPPPFDEKDKALAEELVLSSTPGTKETVVRVSGAPLELVKFILNDTIVEPYDEGDILAGSTDVADVSWNVPTAQFNTACAPIGTPFHSWQFTASVGSGIGQKGMLMASKILGLSVIDLMKNENLLEVAKEEFEKEFETKGKYRTPLPEGINPPLN; translated from the coding sequence ATGAGTAGCGACCTCGAAATGAAGAAAAGCGAGGATTTAGTAATGGATTCGATCAATCAAATGGGCTCTGAATTGATCGAAGCTTCCAAGAAAATTTGGGATTTTGCTGAACTTGGTCTTAAAGAATACCGGTCTTCGAGATTATTAGCAAAGTTACTCGAAAAGCAGGGTTTTTCTATTGAAATGGGTGTTGCGGGTATGCCTACCGCATTTGTCGCAACATGGGGTGGTGGAAAACCCGTTATTGGTATTTTAGGAGAATATGATGCCCTTCCTGGTCTTTCACAAAAAGTATCCGGTGTAAAAGATCCCGTTGAAAAAGGAGGTAATGGACATGGGTGCGGGCACAACATCTTCGGTGTCGCAGGTGTAGGCGCTGCTGTAGCTGCTAAAAAAGCAATGGAAGCCGATGGTATAAAAGGCACGATTAAATTCTTTGGATGTCCTGCGGAAGAAATCTTGGTTGGCAAGGTGTACATGGTTCGTGCAGGTATATTCAAAGATACTGATGTATGTTTAACCTGGCATCCCGGTTCATTAAATACTCTTTGGAGCAGCAGTTCTTTAGCCATGAATTCTGTGAAGTTTAATTTTCACGGTAAAGCTTCGCATGCAGCTACTAATCCTGAATCTGGAAGAAGTGCTTTGAAAGCTGTTCAGTTGATGGATACGGGCGTTCAATTTCTAAGAGAACATCTCATTGATGGGGCAAGAATTCACTCTACCATTACAGATGGTGGTCATGAACCCAATGTTGTACCCGACAGAGCACAAATTTGGTATTACATCCGCGCCCCTTATAGACAGGATGTTGATGATATGTATGATCGCATTGTAAAGATTGCTAAGGGTGCCTCTCTAATGACGGAAACCGATTATGAGGTTCAGTTTCAGACTGGTTGCTATAACATGCTTCCTAATAAAGTATTAGGTCAAGTTTTACTGAAAAATATGAAAAAAGTCGGTCCCCCGCCATTTGATGAAAAAGATAAGGCTTTGGCTGAGGAGTTAGTCCTTTCTTCTACACCAGGTACAAAAGAGACTGTTGTAAGAGTATCAGGTGCACCCCTTGAGTTAGTAAAGTTTATCTTAAATGACACGATAGTTGAACCTTACGATGAAGGTGATATTTTAGCTGGTTCAACAGATGTGGCGGATGTTTCATGGAATGTTCCGACTGCCCAATTCAATACAGCTTGTGCACCTATTGGCACGCCGTTCCACTCTTGGCAATTTACTGCTTCAGTAGGTTCTGGTATCGGACAAAAAGGAATGCTAATGGCTTCTAAAATATTAGGATTAAGCGTCATTGATTTAATGAAAAATGAGAATCTACTGGAAGTTGCAAAAGAAGAATTTGAGAAAGAATTTGAAACCAAAGGTAAATACAGAACTCCACTTCCAGAAGGAATAAACCCTCCACTAAATTAG
- a CDS encoding ABC transporter substrate-binding protein, protein MFEKKNLIISIVMLICALALSGCSSKSDNSNNGSSSASKPGGSLKVAYPAQPTSLDPHLTTANATRDPARHIFETLVTLNSKFEVTPMLAESYEVSKDRKKVTFVLRKGVKFHNGKEMKAEDVIASMTKWQEGAVAKANLGNSKWEAEDEYTVILHVETPSIVLLPVLAEVGQFAAIMPKEVIESADTSGITEYIGTGPFKFVEWKQNQYVHLKKFDDYQASSQPADGLAGKKEALVDDIYFHFVTDNSTRVAGMISGEYDLSVMMPWDAAPQFENVSSLETIQAPLGIHTLIFNKQNGFLKNVKARQAVNLAIDKKEVLTAAVTDGYFRLDPGYMLKEQGLWYTDTGKEIYEAKDTEKAKQLLKEAGYNGEELRILTSRDYSQHYNSAVAVQQQLQKIGMNVKLDVVDWSTLLDRRNKPDQWEMFFTSWPVSATPLQYPFLDSRAKFAGWTNNPEIDKLLNQIKAQSSQDKAKETFSELQRVIWEDMPVVNIGAYDSISVKANKVKGYQEFLGPVLWNTTAKE, encoded by the coding sequence ATGTTTGAAAAGAAAAATCTTATCATTTCGATAGTCATGTTGATTTGTGCTCTCGCCCTTAGTGGATGCAGTTCGAAGTCAGATAATTCAAATAATGGCAGTTCATCTGCATCTAAGCCAGGAGGTTCATTAAAAGTAGCTTATCCAGCGCAGCCGACATCACTTGATCCACACCTGACGACAGCTAATGCAACACGCGACCCAGCAAGGCATATTTTTGAGACACTAGTCACTTTAAATTCTAAATTTGAAGTTACTCCAATGCTTGCTGAATCCTATGAGGTTAGTAAAGATAGAAAAAAAGTTACATTTGTATTGAGAAAAGGCGTTAAATTCCATAATGGAAAAGAAATGAAGGCGGAGGATGTCATTGCTTCCATGACAAAATGGCAAGAAGGGGCCGTTGCAAAGGCAAATCTAGGAAATTCTAAGTGGGAAGCCGAAGATGAATATACGGTTATCCTTCATGTCGAAACACCATCTATCGTTCTATTACCAGTGCTGGCAGAAGTGGGGCAATTCGCGGCCATCATGCCAAAAGAGGTTATAGAATCGGCTGATACGAGTGGTATCACAGAATATATCGGAACAGGTCCTTTTAAGTTTGTAGAGTGGAAACAAAATCAATACGTTCATTTAAAGAAATTTGATGATTATCAGGCTTCATCCCAACCTGCAGACGGTTTAGCTGGTAAAAAGGAAGCTCTTGTAGATGACATATATTTTCACTTCGTCACTGATAACTCGACTCGAGTAGCTGGAATGATTAGTGGAGAATATGACTTGAGCGTAATGATGCCATGGGACGCAGCACCACAATTTGAAAATGTATCAAGTCTCGAAACCATTCAAGCGCCTCTGGGAATTCACACTCTAATTTTTAATAAACAAAATGGATTCCTGAAAAATGTTAAAGCTCGCCAAGCGGTGAATTTAGCAATTGATAAAAAAGAGGTCTTAACAGCAGCTGTAACTGATGGCTATTTTAGACTGGACCCTGGATATATGCTAAAAGAGCAAGGCTTATGGTACACGGATACAGGGAAAGAAATTTATGAGGCTAAAGATACTGAAAAGGCCAAACAATTGCTGAAGGAAGCTGGGTATAATGGGGAAGAATTAAGAATCCTGACCAGCCGTGACTATTCACAACATTATAATTCGGCCGTGGCAGTTCAACAACAACTTCAGAAAATCGGTATGAACGTAAAGCTGGACGTGGTGGATTGGTCTACTCTATTAGATCGTAGAAATAAGCCTGATCAATGGGAAATGTTTTTTACAAGCTGGCCTGTTAGCGCAACCCCTCTCCAATATCCATTCCTGGATTCTAGAGCAAAGTTTGCAGGCTGGACGAATAACCCAGAAATAGACAAACTATTGAATCAAATTAAAGCTCAGTCTTCCCAGGATAAAGCTAAAGAAACTTTTAGTGAATTGCAAAGAGTAATTTGGGAAGATATGCCTGTTGTTAATATTGGTGCTTATGATTCCATATCCGTAAAAGCGAATAAAGTCAAAGGATATCAAGAATTCCTTGGACCTGTTTTATGGAATACGACCGCTAAAGAATAA